A portion of the Pirellulales bacterium genome contains these proteins:
- a CDS encoding sigma-70 family RNA polymerase sigma factor yields the protein MLATVGVALSYSSPFKTDGRAESDRLRSADASSAAGESAPIESHFHGKGDPSISRSHREDEFVDLLTRHKHQIFNLIFCMVQSLADAEDVFQQTTMVLWNKFDEFQPGTEFGAWASRVARFRALNFIRSKRRERVLFSEDLVVQLAETRFDSAEMQDARLRALASCREKLSQADQMLLSVCYGGGTTIREAAKLIGRPVGAVYDSLSRIRGALYDCIERTLAKEGY from the coding sequence TTGTTGGCCACGGTCGGTGTCGCCTTGTCGTATTCGTCGCCATTCAAGACTGACGGCCGCGCAGAGAGCGACCGTTTGAGATCTGCCGACGCGTCATCCGCGGCTGGTGAGTCTGCGCCGATCGAGAGTCATTTCCACGGGAAAGGAGACCCTTCGATCAGCCGCAGCCATCGCGAAGACGAGTTCGTCGACCTGCTTACTCGCCATAAGCACCAGATTTTCAATCTCATTTTCTGCATGGTTCAAAGCCTGGCCGATGCGGAAGACGTCTTCCAACAAACGACGATGGTGCTGTGGAATAAATTCGACGAATTTCAGCCGGGCACCGAATTTGGCGCCTGGGCATCGCGTGTGGCGCGATTTCGCGCCCTCAACTTCATTCGCTCCAAGCGTCGCGAGCGGGTGTTGTTTTCTGAAGATTTGGTCGTGCAGCTTGCCGAAACTCGGTTCGATTCGGCCGAAATGCAAGACGCCCGGTTGCGGGCGCTCGCGTCGTGCCGCGAAAAGCTGTCGCAGGCCGATCAGATGCTGCTTTCGGTTTGCTACGGCGGCGGCACGACGATTCGCGAAGCCGCCAAGCTAATCGGCCGGCCGGTTGGCGCCGTCTATGACAGCCTCTCGCGAATTCGCGGCGCACTCTACGACTGCATCGAGCGGACGCTTGCCAAGGAGGGCTATTAA
- a CDS encoding FecR domain-containing protein: MSSRRDVSPEMQALIDAMLNGTISAEGVRQLELALDGNFAVQHFFREYCQLHINLDAETRAQRVIDGFIDRGDRSAVAMLLTAGGASLAEDQLQAARSAIGRRRANWLVAAGGLVAAVVAIVALVTPSTSPDGSTVTSADLSLEPLARVQIGVGETRYIPLSDFGYAMLEGPADLELLAPMRARLRNGRMKVRITAEKGHGFVVETPHGEVTDLGTEFGVDASSRSHSGIVVFEGAVDLSIPQANGARGAARIERLVQGEGLTFNRRGRLSRIMSIVTGGVATFEQGGDMRVQRISPVIVDVADNIAEPSLRMFYEIVPGGLNEDVLAYVDRSGHEWNGVDERGMPSYLRGADYVKPFNGDKMRPDMEISVTLGRPAYLFILLDHRVSPPDWLRKEFRDTGDEFGLDTAECLIGGKLCCTGHPRGVGPGQSVEERFSIWTREVRMPGVVKLGPNSAATYDAGMYGIAATAMDASLSTSTSIGAASDPLTEGD, encoded by the coding sequence ATGTCCAGTCGCCGCGACGTCTCGCCCGAAATGCAAGCGCTAATCGATGCAATGCTAAACGGAACGATTTCCGCCGAGGGAGTTCGGCAGCTAGAGTTGGCGCTCGATGGGAATTTCGCCGTGCAGCATTTTTTCCGCGAATACTGCCAGTTGCACATTAATCTGGATGCGGAAACGCGGGCCCAGCGGGTGATCGATGGCTTTATAGATCGAGGCGATCGTTCTGCGGTTGCCATGCTGCTGACGGCAGGCGGAGCGAGCCTCGCGGAAGATCAACTCCAAGCCGCCAGGTCGGCCATCGGTCGGCGCCGCGCGAATTGGCTCGTTGCGGCAGGCGGGCTGGTGGCTGCGGTTGTCGCCATCGTTGCACTTGTCACGCCAAGCACATCGCCCGATGGATCCACGGTCACATCGGCGGATTTGTCGCTGGAGCCGCTTGCGCGGGTGCAAATCGGAGTGGGCGAAACTCGATACATTCCCCTCAGCGATTTCGGCTACGCGATGCTCGAAGGGCCTGCCGATCTGGAGTTGCTTGCCCCCATGCGGGCGCGGCTGCGCAACGGGCGAATGAAAGTGCGAATCACTGCAGAAAAGGGGCACGGCTTCGTGGTCGAAACGCCTCACGGCGAAGTGACAGACTTGGGGACCGAGTTCGGCGTCGATGCCTCGAGCCGATCTCATAGCGGGATCGTGGTGTTCGAAGGGGCGGTCGATCTCAGTATTCCGCAGGCCAACGGAGCCCGCGGTGCCGCACGCATCGAGCGGCTGGTGCAAGGCGAAGGGCTGACGTTCAACCGCCGCGGTCGCTTGAGCCGTATCATGTCGATCGTCACCGGCGGCGTGGCCACCTTCGAGCAAGGGGGCGACATGCGGGTGCAGCGCATCAGTCCGGTGATCGTCGATGTCGCCGACAACATTGCCGAACCCTCCCTGCGGATGTTCTACGAAATTGTCCCCGGCGGACTCAATGAAGATGTGCTGGCCTACGTCGATCGCTCGGGGCATGAGTGGAACGGCGTCGACGAGCGCGGCATGCCCAGTTATTTGCGTGGCGCCGACTACGTGAAGCCGTTCAACGGCGACAAGATGCGCCCGGACATGGAAATCTCCGTGACCCTGGGACGACCGGCGTATTTGTTTATTCTGCTCGACCACCGCGTTTCTCCTCCCGATTGGCTGCGCAAGGAATTTCGAGACACGGGGGATGAATTCGGGCTGGACACCGCGGAGTGCCTGATTGGCGGTAAACTTTGCTGTACTGGCCACCCGCGTGGAGTCGGTCCCGGCCAATCGGTCGAAGAGCGGTTTTCCATTTGGACGCGCGAAGTGCGAATGCCGGGCGTTGTGAAGCTAGGGCCGAACTCCGCGGCGACTTATGACGCTGGGATGTACGGCATTGCGGCAACGGCCATGGACGCGAGCCTATCGACTTCAACATCCATCGGCGCGGCGAGCGATCCGTTGACGGAAGGCGATTAA
- a CDS encoding FHA domain-containing protein — MQATFVVIEPQLTPHEYTLDLPVTIGRGREANLKFSHGLISRRHCELVEDDGGIRVRDLGSRNGTFVGGNRVESASLAPGELLTVGGITLQAFYGVPEDVKLAPEKSAAEAALAETLPMDDTVTVQAKLFAEVAGQEEWPVEQSSLEMKGEEIEWLDESQPQAQSTAEKSSPQKPSEADDDFNKFLEGLRE, encoded by the coding sequence ATGCAAGCCACTTTTGTTGTTATTGAGCCACAACTTACCCCTCATGAGTACACGCTTGACCTGCCGGTTACGATTGGCCGAGGACGCGAGGCGAACCTGAAGTTTTCGCACGGGCTGATCAGCCGGCGGCATTGTGAATTGGTCGAGGACGACGGCGGCATTCGTGTTCGCGACCTCGGCTCGCGCAACGGCACGTTCGTCGGCGGCAATCGCGTCGAGTCGGCCTCGCTCGCGCCGGGCGAGCTTTTAACCGTCGGCGGCATCACGCTGCAAGCGTTCTATGGCGTGCCGGAAGATGTGAAGCTTGCGCCGGAAAAGTCGGCGGCCGAAGCAGCGCTGGCAGAAACGCTGCCGATGGACGACACCGTGACCGTCCAGGCGAAATTGTTTGCGGAAGTGGCCGGTCAAGAAGAATGGCCCGTAGAGCAATCGTCGCTGGAAATGAAAGGCGAAGAAATCGAGTGGCTCGACGAGTCGCAGCCGCAAGCACAATCAACCGCGGAAAAATCCTCGCCTCAGAAACCGAGTGAGGCCGACGACGATTTTAATAAGTTCCTTGAGGGGTTGCGGGAATAG
- a CDS encoding thioredoxin family protein: MSPRILTLCAILTLGPPAALIAVHHREWFGGGPPIDPHLADGQLLVFTADWCGACQRMKPVIADLSREGFDVRTFNVDRNREKAERYGIRSIPTFVLVRGGKEVRRMSGTTSAPTLRRMWQ, from the coding sequence ATGTCTCCGCGTATACTAACTTTGTGTGCGATTTTAACGCTCGGTCCGCCGGCAGCGCTGATCGCCGTGCATCATCGAGAGTGGTTTGGCGGCGGGCCGCCGATCGATCCACACTTGGCCGATGGGCAACTGCTGGTGTTCACGGCCGATTGGTGCGGAGCGTGCCAACGGATGAAGCCAGTGATTGCCGACCTGTCGCGCGAAGGCTTCGATGTGCGCACTTTTAACGTCGATCGCAATCGCGAAAAAGCTGAGCGATATGGTATCCGCTCGATTCCTACGTTCGTTCTGGTTCGGGGCGGCAAAGAAGTGCGGCGAATGAGCGGTACCACCAGCGCCCCAACCCTGCGCCGAATGTGGCAATAG
- a CDS encoding BBP7 family outer membrane beta-barrel protein has protein sequence MKAVMGAVVVAAGLCAAVMMRADEAVSPVVIGPVVSPLSRPDDRNAHLEYRPALNSGTEKINRVAGDPRSSSDLFSKFRNPVPSANDTTTAEANRPLQFPAVYAAIPALSAGAGDNSAVSFADQQTMTSDRTLEPSPVGGPNTEGNSPNILAAASNAPSDKQPSSAKSQASVWRPIQAVFKQFTGPIPSSSASGPIESKPNSTPNTSPIGGANPASESSSLTIEALPPWKLAPSEINSMRHPSSIVMGNPDASLPPGYGYVGDPPMPKSECGYCSPAPAFGCCTCQSVRQGGPGCNGGSNGTCANGGGTCGDGVGSAQHPEDGCGGGSPSTWVNGNGIPIAGTPAYGSCVLQRLACCLCAPYPDCSNGCVDFCHSWIFHEDCHWCTSNHKCCNPGCPESPHGGCANGTGGGCGCGCAQCVPPPDFYGTADAMILTRNNDATNQAVVVQSGTGDTLFSTPDMGFVYEVGPSITLGYRPTPWDAWEVSYFGLTDWDSRQSLAGAGDLNLPGALGAAAGMNFANADAMSIRYSSIIHNGEFNYLWTHGQIMWILGFRYFNLGENYDMTSTAAAGSSVYDLATRNDLYGGQIGARYRAGWKRFNWDVFGKAGVFGNRALQQQTVSNVGGATFRDTSIEHGNTAFVGDIGVNLTYSLSKCWSVRAGYNAIWVEDVALAPNQLDFTDTPTSGTTLNHNGSLFLHGAHAGFGCRW, from the coding sequence ATGAAAGCGGTAATGGGCGCTGTCGTAGTCGCGGCAGGATTGTGCGCTGCAGTCATGATGCGTGCCGATGAAGCCGTGTCGCCGGTCGTCATTGGACCTGTCGTTTCGCCGCTAAGTCGGCCCGATGATCGAAACGCACATCTCGAATATCGCCCTGCGTTGAACTCTGGGACCGAGAAAATCAATCGCGTTGCTGGCGATCCACGGTCGTCGAGCGATCTGTTTTCTAAATTTCGCAATCCGGTCCCCTCCGCCAACGACACCACGACCGCTGAAGCCAATCGGCCGCTGCAATTTCCTGCCGTCTATGCTGCCATTCCAGCGTTGTCAGCAGGCGCTGGGGACAACTCAGCCGTCTCTTTCGCCGATCAGCAGACGATGACGAGCGATCGGACGCTCGAACCTTCGCCTGTCGGCGGCCCGAACACGGAAGGCAATTCCCCCAACATTCTGGCGGCTGCGTCAAACGCGCCCAGCGACAAACAGCCGTCATCTGCGAAATCGCAAGCGTCTGTCTGGCGGCCGATCCAAGCAGTGTTCAAGCAATTCACTGGACCGATTCCAAGTAGTTCGGCATCCGGCCCAATCGAATCAAAACCAAACTCCACGCCGAATACATCGCCGATCGGCGGCGCGAACCCAGCATCCGAATCTTCTTCGCTGACGATCGAAGCGTTGCCGCCGTGGAAGCTGGCACCATCGGAAATCAATTCGATGCGGCATCCATCCTCCATCGTGATGGGAAATCCCGATGCGTCGTTGCCACCCGGTTACGGATACGTCGGCGACCCACCAATGCCCAAGAGCGAATGCGGCTATTGCAGCCCTGCGCCGGCTTTTGGTTGTTGCACCTGCCAGAGCGTTCGCCAGGGAGGACCGGGCTGCAACGGCGGTTCCAACGGCACCTGCGCCAATGGCGGCGGAACCTGCGGCGACGGCGTGGGCAGCGCCCAGCATCCAGAGGATGGCTGCGGCGGTGGATCCCCCAGCACCTGGGTCAACGGCAACGGTATTCCAATCGCCGGCACACCGGCCTATGGCTCGTGCGTGCTACAGCGGCTTGCCTGTTGCTTGTGCGCTCCCTATCCCGACTGCAGCAACGGTTGCGTCGATTTCTGCCATAGCTGGATCTTTCACGAAGATTGCCACTGGTGTACGAGCAACCACAAATGCTGCAATCCAGGTTGTCCCGAATCGCCCCACGGCGGTTGCGCAAACGGCACCGGTGGCGGCTGCGGCTGCGGATGTGCCCAGTGCGTTCCGCCGCCGGATTTTTACGGCACGGCGGATGCGATGATATTGACGCGCAACAACGACGCGACCAATCAGGCCGTCGTCGTGCAATCCGGCACTGGCGACACCCTTTTCTCGACGCCCGACATGGGCTTTGTGTACGAAGTTGGTCCCAGTATTACGCTAGGCTATCGTCCCACGCCTTGGGATGCCTGGGAAGTATCGTACTTCGGCCTCACGGATTGGGATTCACGCCAATCGCTCGCCGGCGCGGGGGACTTGAACTTGCCAGGAGCATTAGGCGCGGCCGCCGGCATGAACTTTGCCAATGCCGACGCGATGTCCATCAGGTATTCGAGCATCATTCACAACGGCGAGTTCAACTATTTGTGGACGCACGGCCAGATCATGTGGATTCTCGGTTTTCGGTATTTCAACCTGGGCGAGAACTACGACATGACATCCACTGCCGCGGCCGGCTCGTCAGTCTACGACTTGGCGACGCGCAACGATCTCTATGGCGGGCAAATTGGGGCCCGTTATCGGGCTGGCTGGAAGCGATTCAATTGGGATGTCTTTGGCAAAGCCGGCGTGTTTGGCAACCGGGCCTTGCAGCAGCAAACGGTCTCCAACGTCGGCGGTGCAACGTTCCGCGACACGAGCATCGAACACGGCAACACCGCGTTCGTCGGCGACATCGGCGTCAATTTGACGTACAGCTTGAGCAAGTGCTGGTCGGTTCGCGCAGGCTACAACGCCATCTGGGTGGAAGACGTGGCGCTGGCGCCCAATCAACTCGACTTCACCGATACGCCTACCAGTGGCACGACACTGAACCACAACGGCAGCTTGTTCTTGCACGGGGCGCATGCAGGATTTGGCTGTCGGTGGTAG